From one Macadamia integrifolia cultivar HAES 741 unplaced genomic scaffold, SCU_Mint_v3 scaffold3024, whole genome shotgun sequence genomic stretch:
- the LOC122067633 gene encoding uncharacterized protein LOC122067633 — protein sequence MCKIVDWLLSDETSSLNNNGNNFSVLPIVRMGGSGKTTLAQLVYNCDRVKNSKYFDLRVWVCVSEDFDVVRLIKEILKSATGSTPPDDDSLEALQLKLELKFNKDGRFLLVLDDVWNEDYKKWEVLTTPFAYGKPGSKILITTRNKGVATMVRTVQEDHDLQGLSDEACFELIRKNAFMDKNSPEANRKLEVFGKKIMKKCKGLPLAVKTLASLLQDKRENSEWEDILENEIWDHGEIFPSLMLSYHHLSPLLKRCFAYCALFPKDYIFNKIELVILWMAEGIIQPEGDKRLEDIGVGYFDELFMRSFFELSNNTQAFHPTFSDHLSERLHSRSFFDSSSNVGLGFVMHDLIHDLARFVSAGIYSRREYDNPSQILVTTRHLSYLMDNCNAEAIHFEGMKSVRTLVTLGGIVGVPRYIFPDMQFHFLRVLHLRNCLNLKLPDSVSKLKHLRLLDLSFSNIEILPDSIGSLYNLQTLVLAGCLHLTELPKDLGNLVNLRHLFLPWGSYKMPLQMGNLTSLQTLSTFVVGSKNISELRDLSQLRGNLDILNLENVSNNGREAMVANLKNKRHLLGLRLRWSHYESADTLLDLGRDEKVEEDVLDQLQPPPNLEELWIVNYGGTRFPSWIECPFSNLHTLGLINCRKCKFLPHLKQLPLLKQLFISGCNAIKIVGSELYGDGSSSASKQFQSLEKLFIEKMEEWEEWPKVIEEEGIGQFPCLCHLNIIGCPKLRKFSHHFPSLVQLEIKECEDLRELPQLLPSVKLLDIEHCPKLVVFPTLPSIEKLILDGFDQIIPSSSSPPSSLGVGDLTRFLKFRALTVLDDDEQFDIIYEAPHDLSSNTEHLWCLDLSATSMKLLPQSLYRIQRLVMLKVCNNPELVSLPDDIHKLECLRFLDLSGTGIRVLPTTFGELPELCYLDLSYTPIEMLPESVVKLEELRTLKLSHCTSLSGSFHYMIGWKNIQCLDLSYTGIEMLPEFVGNLENLQRLSVEGCSRLAGLPSDNGTLSKGVKLWTSMPAKLGFHARPDLASFSSPPSMTIAPVDYEQQPTGQYSPGFLLNQLDYILRKMRPILENPEEMGIGDITLISSSLLQVLQRLEMSLTMLRDAELHKLGDPSKHEFLEHQPLFEGLGNILEAIASCVSEATPLIQLPLQGHERDVALDIINSIYDNSVALSNISLLFETIEMAGRPHEDPLLSVHTYHEIVQPKPGIDQVSSMDTKITEGSISEASNTSEVCKSFHNLPQHLKRCVIYTCILFLGDYEFEEDTLIQLWISVGFIRTGQEQLMERGRIYFQELHRLSIFQMSSIVCENYESTYRVHKDVYELIKQYCPNEYSMMDEGETDKISPVTLHSMLLLDDKICKSFDMKIFERFHEAELLRTLKLRIEFGSSIKHIPHNLFVKLKFLRVLDLSSTKIKELPTSVCKLRHLRYLDVSSTRMRKLPESLSKLYNLETLKLRNCSDLVVLPNEMSKLIHLQYLNLDGVHQLTSMPPRMGQLTNLQTLSIFVVGRQEGFRIEELKYMKKLRGSLCIAKMENVTKDQANEAQLGDKVAINKLEFQWSSSQRNGEMEFILIEPHLSIEQLKITRYGAESFPNWLSSEKFYRLTVINLRNCNCTYLPDLGRLPSLKSLYMHEMHLLKEISHEFYGAFLKLEALKFDGMPCLEKWTAIKEYDMPSLRDLTIIDCPNLVTLPEFMKLKSLKNLRIILCPEIQAFPGERLPESLQSLTIMECVKLEEQCQKGKGKEWFKIAGIPEILIEYQQISGSETSENPITDPVTED from the exons ATGTGCAAGATTGTCGATTGGTTGCTATCAGACGAAACTTCAAGTCTCAATAACAATGGTAATAATTTCTCTGTGCTGCCCATCGTCCGCATGGGTGGATCGGGAAAGACGACCCTTGCTCAACTTGTTTATAACTGTGACAGAGTTAAGAATTCGAAGTATTTTGATCTGAGAGTTTGGGTCTGTGTATCTGAAGACTTTGATGTGGTGAGGTTGATCAAAGAAATTCTCAAGTCAGCCACCGGGTCTACCCCTCCTGATGATGATTCACTGGAAGCACTACAGCTGAAACTTGAACTAAAATTTAATAAGGATGGAAGATTCTTGTTGGTTCTGGATGATGTCTGGAATGAGGACTACAAGAAATGGGAAGTCTTAACCACCCCTTTTGCATATGGTAAGCCAGGAAGCAAGATATTGATTACAACACGGAACAAGGGTGTTGCAACAATGGTGCGTACTGTTCAGGAAGATCATGATTtacaaggtctatcagatgagGCTTGTTTTGAGCTTATTAGAAAGAATGCTTTCATGGATAAAAATTCACCTGAAGCAAATCGAAAGTTGGAagtgtttggaaaaaaaattatgaagaaatGTAAAGGTTTACCTTTGGCTGTAAAGACACTTGCGAGCCTCTTGCAAGATAAAAGGGAGAATAGTGAGTGGGAAGATATTTTGGAGAATGAAATATGGGATCATGGTGAGATCTTTCCATCACTTATGTTGAGCTACCATCACCTTTCGCCACTTTTGAAGAGATGTTTTGCGTATTGTGCTTTGTTTCCCAAAGACTACATCTTTAACAAGATTGAATTAGTAATCTTGTGGATGGCGGAAGGTATTATTCAACCAGAAGGAGATAAAAGACTAGAAGATATAGGGGTTGGGTATTTTGATGAACTATTTATGCGGTCCTTCTTTGAGTTATCTAATAATACCCAAGCATTTCATCCGACTTTCAGTGATCACTTATCAGAAAGACTTCACAGCCGGTCATTCTTTGATTCATCCAGTAACGTAGGATTGGGATTTGTGATGCATGATTTAATTCATGATTTAGCACGATTCGTTTCGGCTGGAATATATAGTCGGAGAGAATATGATAATCCGTCCCAAATTCTTGTAACAACTCGTCACTTATCCTACCTTATGGACAATTGTAATGCTGAGGCGATACATTTTGAGGGTATGAAAAGTGTACGCACCCTTGTAACTCTAGGTGGAATTGTGGGTGTCCCCAGGTACATTTTTCCCGACATGCAATTCCATTTCCTGCGTGTACTGCATTTAAGAAATTGTCTCAACCTTAAGTTGCCTGATTCAGTCAGCAAGTTGAAACATTTAAGGCTTCTAGATCTATCATTTTCTAATATTGAGATATTACCTGATTCAATTGGAAGTCTTTACAATTTACAAACCTTGGTCCTAGCTGGATGTTTGCACCTTACAGAGTTGCCCAAAGATTTGGGTAACCTCGTAAATCTTCGACATCTTTTTCTCCCATGGGGTTCATATAAAATGCCATTACAAATGGGAAACTTAACTAGCCTTCAAACGCTGAGCACATTTGTTGTGGGGTCAAAAAATATTAGTGAGTTGAGGGACTTATCCCAACTCCGTGGGAATTTGGACATTTTGAATTTGGAAAATGTAAGCAACAATGGAAGAGAGGCGATGGTTGCCAATTTAAAGAACAAGCGACACCTTCTTGGGCTGCGGTTGCGTTGGAGTCATTATGAAAGTGCTGATACCCTTCTTGATTTGGGGAGAGATGAGAAAGTAGAAGAGGATGTACTTGACCAACTACAACCTCCTCCTAATCTTGAAGAGCTATGGATTGTAAACTACGGTGGTACAAGATTCCCAAGCTGGATAGAGTGTCCTTTCTCTAATTTACACACTTTAGGTCTCATCAATTGTCGCAAATGCAAGTTCTTGCCTCATCTTAAGCAACTGCCCTTGCTCAAACAACTATTCATCTCCGGTTGCAATGCAATAAAAATTGTGGGAAGTGAGTTATATGGGGATGGCTCGTCATCAGCTAGTAAGCAATTTCAATCACTGGAGAAactatttattgaaaaaatgGAAGAGTGGGAGGAGTGGCCCAaagtgattgaagaagaaggtatAGGGCAATTCCCTTGCCTCTGTCATCTCAATATAATTGGATGTCCAAAGTTGAGGAAGTTCTCTCACCACTTTCCTAGCCTCGTGCAACTGGAGATAAAAGAATGTGAAGACCTAAGAGAACTACCACAGCTTCTTCCTTCAGTGAAATTGCTCGACATTGAGCATTGTCCAAAACTAGTGGTATTTCCAACTCTTCCATCGATTGAGAAGTTGATTTTGGATGGATTTGATCAGATAATACCATCATCAtcttcaccaccatcatcattggGAGTGGGTGACTTAACTAGGTTTCTGAAGTTCAGAGCATTAACGGTACTAGATGATGACGAACAATTCGACATTATCTATGAAGCCCCTCATGATCTGTCCAGCAATACTGAGCATTTATGGTGCCTTGACCTCTCTGCAACTTCCATGAAATTGTTACCGCAGTCACTGTATAGGATCCAAAGGCTAGTAATGTTGAAAGTCTGCAATAATCCGGAGCTTGTCAGCTTACCCGATGACATCCATAAGCTCGAATGCTTACGCTTCTTGGATTTGAGTGGCACTGGCATCAGGGTCTTGCCCACTACATTTGGGGAACTGCCAGAGCTTTGTTACCTAGATCTCTCCTACACTCCAATTGAAATGTTACCCGAGTCCGTGGTTAAGCTGGAAGAACTAAGAACATTGAAGCTCTCTCACTGTACTTCTCTTTCTGGGTCTTTTCATTATATGATTGGGTGGAAGAACATTCAATGCTTGGACCTGTCCTACACTGGTATTGAAATGTTACCAGAGTTTGTAGGTAACCTTGAAAATCTACAAAGGTTGTCTGTGGAAGGTTGCTCTCGTCTAGCTGGGTTACCAAGTGACAATGGTACACTGTCAAAGGGTGTCAAATTGTGGACTTCCATGCCGGCCAAATTAG GGTTTCATGCACGTCCGGATCTCGCCTCCTTCTCCTCCCCTCCATCGATGACCATAGCACCTGTCGACTATGAACAGCAGCCTACAG GTCAATATTCACCAGGTTTTCTACTAAATCAATTGGATTATATATTGAGAAAGATGAGGCCTATACTTGAAAATCCTGAAGAAATGGGAATTGGGGATATCACCCTCATTTCTTCCTCACTTCTACAGGTGCTACAGAGGCTAGAGATGTCCCTGACCATGCTAAGAGATGCAGAGCTTCATAAATTGGGAGATCCATCAAAACATGAGTTTCTTGAACATCAACCTCTATTTGAAGGTCTAGGGAATATATTGGAGGCCATTGCTTCATGTGTTTCAGAAGCAACACCTTTGATTCAACTACCACTGCAAGGTCATGAAAGAGATGTGGCACTTGATATCATAAACTCAATCTATGATAATTCAGTTGCACTAAGCAACATCTCCTTGCTATTTGAAACTATTGAAATGGCAGGGCGACCACATGAGGATCCACTTCTTTCCGTTCATACTTATCATGAGATTGTACAGCCTAAGCCTGGAATAGATCAAGTGTCATCCATGGACACCAAGATTACTGAAGGATCAATTTCTGAAGCTTCTAATACCTCAGAGGTATGTAAAAGCTTTCACAATCTACCTCAACATCTAAAGAGATGTGTTATCTACACTTGCATTCTATTTCTTGGAGATTATGAATTTGAGGAGGATACATTGATCCAGTTATGGATTTCCGTGGGTTTTATACGGACGGGACAAGAGCAACTAATGGAGAGAGGTCGAATATACTTCCAAGAGCTTCACagactttctatttttcaaatGTCATCTATTGTTTGTGAAAATTATGAGTCAACATACAGAGTTCATAAGGATGTCTATGAGCTAATAAAACAATATTGTCCAAATGAATATTCTATGATGGATGAAGGTGAAACAGATAAGATTTCTCCAGTGACTTTGCATTCCATGTTGTTGCTTGATGACAAAATTTGCAAAAGCTTTGATATGAAAatatttgaaaggtttcatgaAGCAGAGTTGTTACGCACACTTAAATTGCGGATTGAGTTTGGAAGCTCCATCAAGCACATTCCTCACAATTTGTTTGTGAAATTGAAATTCTTACGAGTGTTGGATTTGAGTTCTACAAAAATCAAGGAGTTGCCAACCTCTGTTTGCAAATTGAGACATTTACGATACCTTGACGTCTCTAGCACTCGAATGAGAAAGTTGCCGGAATCACTGAGTAAACTCTATAATCTAGAAACATTGAAGCTTAGAAATTGCTCAGACCTTGTTGTATTACCCAATGAAATGAGTAAGCTCATCCATCTTCAGTATCTCAATCTGGATGGAGTGCATCAATTGACTTCCATGCCTCCAAGAATGGGGCAGTTAACTAATCTACAAACACTGAGCATATTCGTTGTGGGAAGACAGGAAGGATTTCGGATTGAAGAGCTGAAATATATGAAGAAGCTTAGAGGGTCACTTTGCATAGCAAAGATGGAGAATGTTACCAAAGATCAGGCTAATGAAGCTCAATTAGGTGACAAAGTTGCAATTAACAAATTGGAGTTCCAATGGAGTTCATCACAACGTAATGGTGAGATGGAATTTATTCTTATTGAGCCTCATCTTTCAATTGAGCAGTTAAAGATAACAAGGTATGGTGCTGAGAGCTTTCCAAACTGGTTGTCTTCGGAAAAATTCTATAGACTTACAGTTATCAACCTAAGAAACTGCAATTGCACCTATCTTCCGGATCTTGGAAGACTCCCTTCCCTCAAGTCATTGTACATGCATGAAATGCATTTATTGAAAGAG atcaGCCATGAGTTTTATGGTGCTTTCTTGAAATTAGAGGCACTAAAATTTGATGGAATGCCCTGTTTGGAGAAATGGACAGCAATCAAGGAATATGACATGCCTAGTCTTCGTGACCTTACTATCATCGACTGCCCAAACCTGGTCACTCTTCCAGAGTTCATGAAGCTCAAGTCTCTTAAAAATTTGAGAATTATACTTTGCCCGGAAATCCAAGCTTTCCCAGGAGAAAGGCTGCCAGAAAGTCTTCAATCATTGACTATTATGGAATGTGTGAAACTTGAAGAACAATGTCAGAAGGGAAAAGGCAAAGAATGGTTCAAGATAGCAGGCATTCCTGAAATATTGATCGAGTACCAACAGATATCTGGATCAGAAACTAGTGAAAATCCAATCACAG